The following are from one region of the Pantoea cypripedii genome:
- the sopA gene encoding plasmid-partitioning protein SopA, producing the protein MGLMDTLDQCIKAGHEMTRAIAIAQFNDDSPEARRITRRWRVGEAADLIGVSSQAIRDAEKAGRLPHPDMETRGRVEQRAGYTIEQINHMRDVFGTRLRRPKDALPPVVGVAAHKGGVYKTSVSVHLAQDLALKGLRVLLVEGNDPQGTASMYHGWVPDLHIHAQDTLLPFYLGEKDDASYAIKPTCWPGLDIIPSCLALHRIETELMGKFDEGKLPTEPHLMLRLAIETVAHDYDVIIIDSAPNLGIGTINVVCAADVLIVPTPAELFDYTSALQFFDMLRDLMKNVDLQGFEPDVRILLTKYSNNNGSQSPWMEEQIRDAWGSMVLKNVVRETDEVGKGQIRMRTVFEQAIDQRSSTGAWRNALSIWDAVCNEIFDRLIKPRWEIK; encoded by the coding sequence ATGGGATTGATGGACACGCTTGACCAATGCATTAAGGCCGGACATGAAATGACCAGAGCTATAGCCATAGCTCAGTTCAATGATGATAGTCCGGAAGCGCGAAGGATTACCCGTCGATGGAGAGTAGGAGAAGCGGCAGATTTAATTGGTGTCTCGTCTCAGGCAATAAGAGACGCTGAAAAGGCAGGCCGTCTTCCACATCCGGATATGGAAACAAGAGGACGAGTAGAGCAACGCGCTGGCTATACGATCGAACAAATCAATCATATGCGGGATGTTTTTGGTACCCGCTTACGACGCCCTAAGGATGCTTTACCGCCGGTCGTTGGTGTCGCTGCTCATAAAGGTGGGGTATATAAAACGTCAGTATCTGTGCATCTGGCTCAGGACCTCGCTTTAAAAGGATTGCGGGTACTACTTGTAGAAGGAAACGACCCCCAGGGGACGGCGTCGATGTATCATGGATGGGTACCTGACCTGCATATCCATGCGCAAGACACACTTCTTCCTTTTTATCTGGGTGAAAAAGACGACGCCAGCTATGCGATAAAACCGACTTGCTGGCCTGGACTTGACATTATTCCGTCTTGTCTTGCTCTGCACCGCATTGAAACAGAGTTGATGGGTAAATTCGATGAAGGAAAATTACCAACAGAGCCGCATTTGATGTTGCGTCTGGCTATTGAGACTGTGGCCCATGATTACGATGTCATTATCATCGACAGTGCACCAAATCTCGGTATTGGCACCATCAACGTTGTATGTGCTGCTGATGTTCTGATCGTCCCGACTCCAGCAGAGTTGTTCGATTATACGTCTGCCCTGCAATTTTTTGACATGCTGCGCGATCTGATGAAAAACGTTGATCTTCAGGGTTTTGAACCTGATGTCAGAATTCTGCTTACCAAGTACAGTAACAATAATGGATCACAGTCACCCTGGATGGAAGAGCAGATCCGCGATGCTTGGGGAAGTATGGTTCTCAAAAATGTTGTACGTGAGACCGATGAAGTCGGTAAAGGGCAAATACGCATGAGAACTGTATTTGAGCAAGCGATTGATCAGCGCTCTTCAACAGGAGCATGGAGAAATGCCCTTTCAATATGGGACGCAGTATGTAATGAAATTTTTGACCGTCTCATAAAACCTCGCTGGGAGATTAAGTAA
- the umuD gene encoding translesion error-prone DNA polymerase V autoproteolytic subunit produces the protein MLKILTPASSPKLSAIPLFSDLCPAGFPSPAQDYIESELDLNELCIRHPAATFFVRASGSSMQDLGLFDGDIMIVDRAEEASHGDIVIAEVNGEFTVKRLQLQPRLALLPMNPDYATIYPESLQLFGVVTWFFNSTRARRR, from the coding sequence ATGTTAAAAATTCTTACCCCGGCATCCAGCCCTAAGTTATCTGCCATTCCACTGTTCAGCGATCTTTGTCCTGCCGGTTTTCCCAGCCCGGCCCAGGACTATATTGAGAGCGAACTGGATCTCAATGAGCTTTGTATTCGTCACCCGGCCGCCACTTTTTTCGTGCGGGCCAGCGGCAGCAGCATGCAGGATCTGGGCCTGTTTGATGGGGATATCATGATTGTAGACCGGGCCGAAGAGGCCTCGCACGGCGACATCGTCATCGCCGAGGTGAACGGTGAATTCACGGTCAAACGCCTGCAACTGCAGCCTCGCCTCGCCTTGCTGCCGATGAATCCGGACTATGCGACCATTTATCCGGAGTCGCTGCAGTTGTTCGGCGTCGTCACCTGGTTTTTCAACAGCACGCGTGCACGCAGGAGGTAA
- a CDS encoding site-specific integrase — MTFTAVPAQHTPVSLPVSIDYPAALALRQMALVHDELPKYLLAPEVSALLHYVPDLHRRMLLATLWNTGARINEALALTRGDFSLAPPYPFVQLATLKQRAEKAARTAGRAPAGSQAHRLVPLSDSQYVSQLEMMVATLKIPLERKNRRTGRTEKARLWEITDRTARTWINEAVVAAAADGVRFSVPVTPHTFRHSYAMHMLYAGIPLKVLQSLMGHKSISSTEVYTKVFALDVAARHRVQFQMPGAEAVALLKGHL; from the coding sequence ATGACATTTACGGCCGTACCCGCGCAACACACACCGGTTTCACTCCCGGTATCCATCGACTATCCGGCTGCGCTGGCGCTGCGCCAGATGGCTCTGGTGCATGATGAGCTGCCGAAATACCTGCTTGCACCGGAGGTGAGCGCCCTGCTCCACTATGTCCCGGATCTGCACCGCAGGATGCTGCTGGCCACACTCTGGAATACCGGCGCCCGCATCAACGAAGCGCTGGCCCTGACGCGGGGGGATTTTTCACTGGCGCCGCCGTACCCGTTCGTGCAGCTGGCCACGCTGAAACAGCGCGCGGAAAAAGCCGCCAGAACGGCCGGCCGTGCGCCGGCCGGCAGTCAGGCGCACCGTCTGGTTCCGCTGTCCGACAGCCAGTACGTCAGCCAGCTGGAGATGATGGTGGCCACCCTGAAAATTCCGCTGGAAAGGAAAAACAGACGCACCGGCAGGACGGAAAAGGCCCGTCTGTGGGAGATCACCGACCGGACGGCACGGACGTGGATCAATGAAGCCGTGGTCGCCGCTGCGGCCGATGGCGTCAGGTTCTCGGTGCCGGTGACGCCGCACACCTTCCGCCACTCCTATGCCATGCACATGCTGTACGCCGGGATTCCGCTCAAGGTACTGCAGAGCCTGATGGGGCATAAAAGTATCAGCTCGACAGAAGTGTACACGAAGGTGTTTGCGCTCGATGTCGCCGCGCGGCACCGGGTACAGTTCCAGATGCCCGGCGCGGAGGCCGTGGCCCTGCTGAAAGGTCACTTATAG
- a CDS encoding DUF4113 domain-containing protein, with product MNEIFYGNSAGEKLALATQDTRDIIAVAMRSLDRIWKEGHRYMKAGIMLDDFIPHGISQLSLFSEERPRPDSAKLMRAIDGINQSGLGNIGFAGQGMNTGWQMKRNMLSPAYTTRWTDIPVARVY from the coding sequence GTGAATGAAATCTTCTACGGAAACAGCGCCGGCGAAAAACTGGCGCTGGCCACACAGGATACCCGGGACATCATCGCAGTGGCCATGCGCTCGCTGGACCGTATCTGGAAAGAGGGACACCGCTACATGAAGGCTGGGATCATGCTGGATGACTTTATCCCGCATGGCATCAGTCAGCTGAGTTTGTTCAGCGAGGAGCGCCCACGGCCGGACAGTGCAAAACTGATGAGAGCAATTGATGGCATCAACCAGTCCGGGCTGGGTAACATCGGGTTTGCGGGGCAGGGTATGAACACGGGGTGGCAGATGAAGCGGAATATGTTATCGCCGGCCTATACAACCCGCTGGACTGATATTCCTGTAGCCCGCGTATACTGA
- a CDS encoding ParB/RepB/Spo0J family plasmid partition protein has translation MKRAPVIPKTSVKTTANVSEQATTGPAAPMVDSLITRVGAMTRGNSISLPVCGRDVKFILECISGDKVAELSKVWGGNERDQELLTEEALDDLIPSFLLSGQQTPAFGRKVSGHIEVADGSRRRMAAILTSSDYRVLVGDLDDEQMMALSRLGNDYRPTSAFERGKRYISRLENEFSGNISALSDAETISRKIITRCINTAKLPKSLMSIFAHPGELSARAGDSLYKSFSDKEQLLQESIENLRARKKMGAIFESEEIIEFLMSVLKDKSNTQSPQTSRHQYAPGATALYKGQKIILNLDKDKLPAKLIQKIEEILKGLEKNGE, from the coding sequence ATGAAACGGGCTCCAGTCATTCCCAAAACTTCTGTCAAAACGACCGCAAATGTTTCCGAACAGGCTACCACTGGACCCGCAGCACCGATGGTTGACTCGTTAATTACACGGGTCGGTGCTATGACCAGAGGAAATTCTATTAGTCTTCCAGTATGTGGGCGCGATGTTAAATTTATCCTTGAATGTATTTCAGGTGATAAAGTTGCGGAGCTTTCTAAAGTATGGGGCGGCAATGAGCGTGATCAGGAACTTCTTACAGAAGAAGCGCTCGATGATTTAATACCCTCCTTTTTGCTTTCTGGTCAGCAGACACCAGCGTTTGGTCGGAAAGTCTCAGGCCATATTGAAGTTGCCGATGGTAGCCGTCGTAGAATGGCTGCAATCCTGACATCCAGCGACTACCGTGTGCTTGTAGGTGATCTGGATGACGAGCAAATGATGGCACTTTCCCGGCTCGGAAATGACTATCGCCCTACCAGTGCATTTGAGAGAGGCAAACGCTACATATCTCGTCTCGAAAATGAGTTTTCTGGAAATATTTCTGCTCTATCAGATGCAGAAACTATCTCACGTAAGATTATTACTCGTTGCATTAATACAGCAAAATTACCTAAATCCCTGATGTCTATTTTTGCTCATCCAGGTGAACTCTCGGCAAGGGCGGGAGATAGTTTATATAAATCATTTTCTGATAAAGAGCAGTTGTTACAGGAGTCGATTGAAAATTTGCGCGCCAGAAAAAAAATGGGGGCAATCTTCGAATCTGAAGAGATTATTGAGTTCTTAATGTCGGTTTTGAAAGATAAGTCGAATACTCAATCTCCACAGACTTCGCGCCATCAATATGCTCCTGGAGCTACCGCTTTATATAAAGGACAGAAAATTATATTGAATCTCGACAAAGATAAACTCCCCGCTAAGTTGATTCAGAAAATTGAGGAGATTTTAAAAGGGTTGGAAAAGAATGGCGAATAA